The Lepeophtheirus salmonis chromosome 13, UVic_Lsal_1.4, whole genome shotgun sequence genome segment tttaaaaaaatggtttcaatcaaataaatatgctTCGCTAAAAATGAGATCTCTCTCGTGATTTCCTGTGAAAAACGGatcataatttgaaatcaaataattttcttcctcttcacGACTTTTAAATCTATGCTCATTTTTCCTACATTCTTGcacaaaaaaattggcaaagaATTGTGAAGCTAGAATAGATTGAGGTGAATGTATATCATGGGTGTTAATTCGAGGACTCCACTCAAACATTGTTTTCTCAGGATGGAATTGTGATCCCCAAAAGGCATAGTTCTTAGCCTCAATCAAGGAAATAAACTCTAGTCCACTTTCATCATAGCTAGTTGAGAGGGGATACCAAATAGTATCCAAGTTATGCTCATAAAAGGTTTGTATTGTTATACATTTCTTGTGAAAGTTTGACGTCACATTTTCAGTTGATAGAATGTGTTTCATTTGTTTTGGCATGGCTTGACCAAtcctactctaaaaaaatacataatagttAGTATGACTTTAATCGATATAACTTAACATTTTTAtctaatcataaattaaaaatatcctttaataacaaatttgaaGATTTGAAATGATGagtttgaattgaattttcgtaactaaatgttaatatttaccttatttaaataatcatcaTCAAAATACAGAGGTAAGCTGACATTCTTGGAGTAACATTTAGATAAATTAGGCCTATTGTCGTCTAAGATATGTAAAATCAATTCGAACCCTAAGCATGTACCCCAAATCGGATAGTAGTCTCCACTATTCAGGGCTTTCTGAATCATTGTTCTTCCCACTTGAGCGTAACAAGATGTGTCTAAGGAAACACCTCCACCCGGTATTAAGAGTCCGTTTGTCGATTGAAACATTTTTTCGTAGTACTCATCCGTTTGGTTACATAGAATGGGCACTGCACGTGCTCCGCCAGTCTCAACAATTTTTATGTAGGAAGCCGCAATGCTTTGTGTTTTGTTAGGGAACCATTTAATCCATCCATGATTTATATCAATACTCATTACACCGATGATGGGCCTATATGTCATAATAGGA includes the following:
- the LOC139904748 gene encoding gamma-glutamyl hydrolase-like, giving the protein MLFLNKQLIFILFCTIVPKANGVDEESPIMTYRPIIGVMSIDINHGWIKWFPNKTQSIAASYIKIVETGGARAVPILCNQTDEYYEKMFQSTNGLLIPGGGVSLDTSCYAQVGRTMIQKALNSGDYYPIWGTCLGFELILHILDDNRPNLSKCYSKNVSLPLYFDDDYLNKSRIGQAMPKQMKHILSTENVTSNFHKKCITIQTFYEHNLDTIWYPLSTSYDESGLEFISLIEAKNYAFWGSQFHPEKTMFEWSPRINTHDIHSPQSILASQFFANFFVQECRKNEHRFKSREEEENYLISNYDPFFTGNHERDLIFSEAYLFD